A region from the Variovorax sp. RKNM96 genome encodes:
- the dnaX gene encoding DNA polymerase III subunit gamma/tau encodes MSYLVLARKFRPKTFGEMVGQGHVVQALENALTTQRLHHAYLFTGTRGVGKTTVSRILAKSLNCQGPDGQGGITATPCGVCQACRDIDSGRFVDYTELDAASNRGVDEVQSLLEQAVYKPVQGRFKVFMIDEVHMLTNTAFNAMLKTLEEPPEYLKFVLATTDPQKVPVTVLSRCLQFNLRPMAPETILEHLTGVLQTEQVPAEPQALRLLARAARGSMRDALSLTDQAIAFGNGELIETGVRQMLGSVDRGHVFKLIEALAQGDGKTVVDTSEALRRDGMSAASTLEEMTSVLQAMAVLQAVPSRAESADSATDPDAADTARLASLMPADETQLLYSLCLHGRGELGLAPDEYAALTMVLLRLLAFKPSNAAASTASPEKKTLNEAQGAAPRAPAPVARPVPAPAPVAESPPRAAPTPPVPAPAAASNAPASVPAGHRLAVVDEPMRPSDHRPSPTDAPAKVVGMPIRVQPPPGQRDAPRTDEQRGPAAPIPPSEDGDFWYATVTQLVAAESITALARELALQSQLVGRDTDQWILRIERETLNQPSSREKLTAALNALGHDIKLAIEIGGVVDSPARRNRHAADERQRVAEEAIHSDPEVQMLMRDFDAKIVPGTLRPA; translated from the coding sequence ATGTCTTATCTCGTGCTCGCTCGCAAGTTCCGTCCGAAAACCTTCGGTGAGATGGTCGGTCAGGGGCATGTGGTGCAGGCGCTCGAGAACGCACTGACCACGCAGCGCCTGCATCACGCCTATCTTTTCACCGGTACGCGGGGCGTGGGCAAGACCACGGTCTCGCGCATCCTGGCCAAGTCGCTCAACTGCCAGGGGCCGGACGGGCAGGGCGGCATCACCGCCACGCCGTGCGGCGTGTGCCAGGCCTGCCGCGACATCGATTCGGGCCGCTTCGTCGATTACACCGAGCTCGACGCGGCCTCCAACCGCGGTGTCGACGAAGTGCAGTCGCTGCTCGAACAAGCTGTCTACAAGCCGGTGCAGGGGCGCTTCAAGGTCTTCATGATCGACGAAGTGCACATGCTCACGAACACTGCGTTCAACGCGATGTTGAAGACGCTCGAGGAGCCGCCCGAATACCTCAAGTTCGTGCTCGCGACCACCGATCCGCAGAAGGTGCCGGTCACGGTGCTGTCGCGCTGCCTGCAGTTCAACCTGCGGCCGATGGCGCCAGAGACGATCCTCGAACACCTGACAGGCGTGCTGCAGACCGAGCAGGTGCCGGCCGAGCCGCAGGCGTTGCGCCTCCTGGCGCGCGCGGCGCGCGGCTCGATGCGCGATGCGCTGTCGCTCACCGACCAGGCCATCGCCTTCGGCAACGGCGAACTGATCGAGACCGGCGTGCGCCAGATGCTCGGCAGCGTGGACCGCGGCCATGTGTTCAAGCTGATCGAAGCGCTCGCGCAGGGCGACGGCAAGACGGTGGTCGACACCTCCGAGGCCTTGCGCCGCGATGGCATGTCGGCTGCTTCCACGCTCGAAGAAATGACGTCGGTGCTGCAGGCCATGGCCGTGCTGCAGGCGGTGCCTTCACGCGCGGAGTCCGCTGATTCGGCCACCGACCCTGATGCCGCCGACACCGCGCGCCTCGCATCGCTGATGCCGGCTGACGAAACGCAGCTGCTCTACAGCCTCTGCCTGCATGGCCGTGGCGAGCTGGGCCTGGCGCCCGACGAGTACGCCGCGTTGACGATGGTGCTGCTGCGGCTGCTGGCCTTCAAGCCTTCCAACGCGGCTGCTTCGACGGCTTCCCCGGAAAAAAAAACTCTGAATGAAGCCCAGGGCGCGGCGCCAAGGGCTCCGGCTCCCGTCGCTCGCCCTGTTCCGGCCCCGGCGCCCGTGGCCGAATCACCGCCTCGGGCAGCGCCTACGCCGCCCGTTCCGGCACCCGCTGCAGCATCGAATGCGCCGGCATCGGTTCCCGCGGGTCATCGCCTGGCCGTGGTCGACGAGCCCATGCGGCCTTCGGACCACAGGCCTTCTCCCACGGACGCTCCCGCCAAGGTCGTCGGCATGCCGATCCGCGTGCAGCCGCCTCCCGGCCAGCGCGATGCGCCGCGCACCGACGAGCAGCGCGGGCCGGCCGCACCGATCCCGCCCAGCGAGGACGGCGACTTCTGGTATGCCACGGTCACCCAGCTGGTCGCGGCCGAAAGCATCACGGCCCTCGCGCGTGAACTCGCCTTGCAGTCGCAGCTCGTGGGGCGCGACACCGATCAGTGGATCCTGCGCATCGAGCGCGAAACGCTCAACCAGCCCTCCAGCCGCGAGAAACTGACTGCGGCGCTCAACGCACTCGGCCACGACATCAAGCTCGCGATCGAGATCGGCGGCGTGGTCGACAGCCCCGCGCGCCGCAACCGGCACGCAGCCGACGAGCGCCAGCGCGTGGCCGAGGAAGCCATCCACAGCGACCCCGAGGTACAGATGCTGATGCGTGACTTCGATGCGAAGATCGTCCCCGGAACGCTGCGGCCCGCCTGA
- a CDS encoding GNAT family N-acetyltransferase gives MSKHWCVSTPWPRMMRAAQIQGWIEDRFCHVIEVDGDIAAYGVLHHHFFDCGFIEMLMVGEKFRRRRLGLRLVDHFQSICERPKLFTSTNRSNGAMQSLLKEAGFRESGHIDNLDAADPEQVFFWPCER, from the coding sequence ATCTCGAAGCACTGGTGCGTCTCGACACCGTGGCCGCGCATGATGCGCGCCGCGCAGATCCAAGGGTGGATCGAGGACCGCTTCTGCCACGTGATCGAGGTCGATGGCGACATCGCCGCCTACGGCGTCCTGCACCACCACTTCTTCGACTGCGGCTTCATCGAGATGCTGATGGTCGGCGAGAAGTTTCGCCGCAGGCGACTCGGCCTGAGGCTCGTCGATCACTTCCAGTCGATCTGCGAACGCCCCAAGCTTTTCACCTCCACGAACCGCTCCAACGGGGCGATGCAATCGCTGCTGAAAGAAGCCGGCTTCAGGGAGAGCGGCCACATCGACAACCTCGATGCGGCCGACCCCGAGCAGGTGTTCTTCTGGCCGTGCGAGCGCTGA
- a CDS encoding TIGR03862 family flavoprotein, whose amino-acid sequence MTLSPTVAVIGGGPAGLMAAEVLGASGAQVHVYDAMPSVGRKFLLAGRGGLNLTHSEPFDVFMSRFGERRAQLEPMLVQFGPQQVREWATGLGIETFVGTSGRVFPTDMKAAPLLRAWLHRLRSAGVQFHMRHRWQGDGAFDANALRFATPAGEVTAKADAVVLALGGASWARLGSDGAWAPWLQAQGVTVAPLLPANCGFDGAGWSEHFSSRFAGQPFKSVAITFTDSQGRHFARKGEFVATATGIEGSLIYAASALLRDEIAAHGSATLLLDLLPDRSTEQVLAAVKHPRGARSLSSHLKSRLGIEGIKAGVLHEALSKEAMQDPVQLAATIKAVPLKLVATRPVDEAISTAGGVRFDALDPALMATALPGVFAAGEMLDWEAPTGGYLLTASMASGAAAARGAIQRLGL is encoded by the coding sequence ATGACCCTTTCCCCAACCGTCGCCGTGATCGGCGGCGGACCTGCCGGCCTGATGGCGGCTGAAGTCCTCGGCGCATCCGGCGCGCAAGTGCACGTCTACGACGCAATGCCCTCGGTGGGCCGCAAATTCCTGCTGGCCGGCCGCGGCGGGCTGAACCTCACCCATTCGGAGCCCTTCGATGTGTTCATGAGCCGGTTCGGTGAGCGCCGAGCGCAGCTCGAGCCGATGCTGGTGCAGTTCGGGCCGCAGCAGGTGCGCGAATGGGCGACGGGCCTGGGCATCGAGACTTTCGTGGGCACCTCGGGCCGCGTGTTTCCGACGGACATGAAGGCCGCGCCGCTGCTGCGCGCGTGGCTGCATCGGTTGCGCTCGGCGGGGGTGCAGTTTCATATGCGGCATCGGTGGCAGGGTGACGGGGCATTCGATGCGAATGCACTGCGCTTTGCGACGCCGGCAGGCGAGGTCACCGCCAAGGCCGACGCGGTGGTGCTGGCCCTGGGCGGCGCGAGCTGGGCGCGCCTGGGCTCCGACGGGGCGTGGGCACCGTGGCTGCAGGCACAAGGTGTGACGGTGGCGCCGCTGCTGCCCGCCAATTGCGGCTTCGACGGCGCAGGCTGGAGCGAACATTTTTCGAGCCGCTTTGCGGGGCAGCCTTTCAAATCGGTCGCGATCACCTTCACCGACAGCCAGGGGCGCCACTTTGCACGCAAGGGCGAGTTCGTTGCGACGGCCACGGGCATCGAAGGCAGCCTGATCTATGCGGCGTCGGCGCTGCTGCGTGACGAGATCGCCGCCCACGGCAGCGCAACACTGCTGCTCGATTTGCTGCCCGACCGCAGCACCGAACAGGTGCTGGCCGCGGTGAAGCACCCGCGCGGGGCGCGCTCGTTGAGCAGTCACCTCAAGAGCCGGCTCGGCATCGAAGGCATCAAGGCGGGCGTGCTGCACGAAGCGCTGAGCAAGGAGGCGATGCAGGACCCGGTGCAACTCGCCGCCACCATCAAAGCGGTGCCGCTGAAGCTGGTCGCGACGCGGCCCGTCGACGAGGCGATCAGTACGGCCGGTGGCGTGCGCTTCGACGCGCTCGATCCGGCGCTGATGGCGACGGCGCTGCCCGGCGTGTTCGCGGCAGGAGAAATGCTCGATTGGGAAGCGCCGACCGGTGGTTATCTGCTCACGGCGTCGATGGCCAGCGGGGCGGCTGCGGCGCGCGGAGCGATCCAGCGGTTGGGCCTGTAG
- a CDS encoding UvrD-helicase domain-containing protein, with protein MNGAAYEHNGRHVTREAFYTVACDPRRSVAVEACAGAGKTWMLVSRILRALLEEGDSACEPHEILAITFTKKAAGEMRERLDQWLEQFAEQSPEELVKQLVMRGVEPAAALAAVPRLKGLYRRLLEGGRPVQFRTFHAWFAGLLRNAPLAVLRELGLPSNYELLEDDAEARGHTWRPFFEAVTADKHALADYYAVVATHGRSQTAKALGEALTKRVEFSLADAENAVQHFSALYPSLEGLDEPTDALRGEPVRRRWLDRAAALGRETNKTPQKAAEAIIDVFGVGEPPVESLSAALAHLRKNFFVASEDRLNKNLQKFPAAQEAEAELQVLCAAQAQHAAWLYQQRMTRLTRLLIAAFADVKRAHGWVDMNDVEQAAQLLLGQSALSGWVQERLDARIAHLLIDEFQDTNPLQWQALYGWLSAYTGAGGSAPRVFIVGDPKQSIYRFRRAEPQVFIAAKKFVREGLDGELLNCDHTHRNARAVVGLVNQAMLAAQDAGEFDGYRAHTTERGDEGELLKLPAIDRDALGDTAEAAPADDGMLHWRDSLVTPRVLPEEQLLQKECEQAARWVAQRIADGIPPRQIMVLARRRNRLSAMQDALRQRHIPVQQPEKNELHDAPEVQDMVALIDALVSPAHDLSLACALKSPLFGIDDEVLVQLALRQREHPSSSWFALIQKGEGLPPVLVEAGARLKKWQRWLVTLPPHDAIDAIFHDGDVLAKFGAAVPAAMRQSALANLRGLMSASLEIEGARFATPYALVRALRAGGVRAPSVAAPDAVQLLTVHGAKGLEADTVLMLDCDAAPPRAQTMGVLVEWKGSDSAPTRFVFLASEKTPPACAAALLEEEQRARHREELNGLYVATTRARERLVLSSVKPARANEGSWWARLESACEPIEADEPLVALPVETGVASFSMKQMPPAPAAADQPSAKKAADATVDARAAAFGQAMHRLLEWAVPGEALPSAHVRAAAREFMLDPQQARGAATLAERIRAGAGAWVWDDRRVDWHGNEVTLVHEGETLRIDRLVRERDSGAWWILDYKSAARPERDATLIAQMQRYRAAVQHAYPGATVRVAFLTGQGELVNLE; from the coding sequence GTGAACGGCGCAGCCTACGAACACAACGGCCGGCACGTCACACGCGAAGCCTTCTACACCGTCGCCTGCGATCCGCGCCGCTCCGTCGCCGTCGAAGCCTGCGCGGGTGCAGGCAAGACCTGGATGCTGGTGTCGCGCATCCTGCGGGCATTGCTCGAAGAGGGCGACTCCGCCTGCGAGCCGCACGAGATCCTCGCGATCACTTTCACCAAGAAGGCCGCCGGCGAGATGCGCGAGCGTCTCGACCAATGGCTCGAACAGTTCGCCGAGCAAAGCCCCGAAGAACTGGTCAAGCAGCTCGTGATGCGCGGCGTCGAACCTGCCGCCGCGCTGGCTGCAGTGCCGCGGCTGAAGGGCCTCTACAGGCGCCTGCTCGAAGGCGGCCGCCCCGTGCAGTTCCGCACCTTCCACGCCTGGTTCGCCGGCCTGCTGCGCAACGCGCCGCTCGCGGTGCTGCGCGAGCTGGGCCTGCCATCCAACTACGAACTGCTCGAAGACGATGCCGAGGCACGCGGCCACACCTGGCGGCCCTTCTTCGAAGCAGTCACCGCCGACAAACATGCGTTGGCCGACTACTACGCCGTCGTCGCGACGCACGGCCGCTCGCAGACGGCCAAGGCGCTGGGCGAAGCGCTGACCAAGCGGGTCGAGTTCTCGCTGGCCGATGCGGAAAACGCCGTACAGCACTTCAGCGCACTCTATCCGTCGCTCGAAGGCCTCGACGAACCAACCGATGCCCTGCGTGGCGAGCCGGTCCGCCGCCGGTGGCTAGACCGAGCCGCCGCGCTCGGCCGCGAGACCAACAAGACGCCGCAGAAGGCGGCCGAGGCCATCATCGACGTGTTCGGCGTCGGCGAGCCTCCAGTCGAATCGCTCTCCGCTGCGCTCGCGCACCTGAGAAAGAACTTCTTCGTCGCGAGCGAAGACCGGCTCAACAAGAACCTGCAGAAATTCCCCGCCGCGCAGGAGGCCGAGGCCGAGCTCCAGGTGCTGTGCGCCGCGCAGGCCCAGCACGCCGCATGGCTCTACCAGCAGCGCATGACGCGGCTCACGCGCCTTTTGATCGCCGCCTTCGCCGACGTCAAGCGCGCCCACGGCTGGGTCGACATGAACGACGTCGAGCAGGCCGCGCAGTTGCTGCTCGGCCAGTCCGCGTTGTCGGGCTGGGTGCAGGAGCGGCTCGATGCGCGCATCGCGCATCTTTTGATCGACGAGTTCCAGGACACGAATCCTCTGCAGTGGCAGGCCCTCTACGGCTGGCTCAGCGCCTACACCGGCGCGGGCGGCAGTGCGCCACGCGTGTTCATCGTGGGCGATCCGAAGCAGAGCATCTACCGCTTCCGCCGCGCCGAGCCGCAGGTGTTCATCGCCGCGAAGAAGTTCGTGCGCGAAGGGCTCGACGGCGAGTTGCTCAATTGCGACCACACCCACCGTAACGCACGCGCCGTGGTCGGGCTGGTCAACCAGGCCATGCTGGCCGCGCAGGATGCGGGCGAGTTCGACGGCTATCGCGCCCACACCACCGAGCGCGGCGACGAAGGCGAATTGCTCAAGCTGCCGGCCATCGACCGCGATGCGCTCGGCGACACGGCAGAAGCCGCACCCGCCGACGACGGCATGCTGCACTGGCGCGACAGCCTCGTCACGCCCCGCGTGCTGCCCGAAGAACAATTGCTGCAGAAGGAATGCGAGCAGGCCGCGCGCTGGGTGGCGCAGCGCATCGCCGATGGCATACCGCCCCGGCAGATCATGGTGCTGGCCCGCCGGCGCAATCGGCTGTCTGCGATGCAGGACGCGCTGCGCCAGCGCCACATTCCCGTGCAGCAACCCGAGAAGAACGAGCTGCACGATGCGCCCGAGGTGCAGGACATGGTCGCGCTGATCGACGCGCTGGTCTCGCCCGCGCATGATCTCTCGCTGGCGTGCGCGCTCAAGTCGCCGCTTTTCGGCATCGACGACGAGGTGCTGGTGCAACTGGCGTTGCGGCAGCGCGAGCATCCGTCGTCGAGCTGGTTCGCATTGATCCAGAAAGGCGAGGGCCTGCCGCCGGTGCTGGTCGAGGCGGGTGCCCGCCTGAAGAAATGGCAGCGCTGGCTTGTGACCCTGCCGCCGCACGATGCCATCGACGCGATCTTTCACGATGGCGATGTGCTCGCGAAGTTCGGCGCCGCCGTGCCCGCCGCGATGCGTCAGAGCGCGCTGGCCAACCTGCGCGGGCTGATGTCCGCATCGCTCGAGATCGAAGGCGCGCGCTTCGCCACGCCTTATGCGCTGGTCCGCGCCCTGCGTGCCGGCGGCGTGCGCGCGCCGTCGGTGGCTGCGCCCGATGCGGTGCAACTGCTGACAGTGCACGGCGCCAAGGGCCTGGAAGCCGACACCGTGCTGATGCTCGATTGCGATGCCGCACCGCCGCGCGCGCAGACCATGGGTGTGCTGGTCGAGTGGAAGGGCAGCGACAGCGCGCCGACGCGCTTCGTGTTCCTCGCGAGCGAGAAGACGCCGCCGGCCTGCGCGGCTGCGCTGCTGGAAGAAGAGCAACGCGCGCGTCATCGCGAGGAGCTCAATGGCCTCTACGTCGCGACCACGCGGGCGCGCGAGCGATTGGTGCTGTCGTCGGTGAAGCCGGCACGTGCCAACGAGGGCAGTTGGTGGGCGCGGCTGGAATCGGCCTGCGAGCCGATCGAGGCCGACGAGCCGCTGGTTGCACTGCCCGTCGAGACGGGCGTGGCCAGTTTCTCGATGAAGCAGATGCCTCCGGCGCCTGCTGCCGCCGATCAGCCTTCCGCCAAAAAGGCCGCCGACGCCACCGTCGACGCGCGCGCCGCGGCCTTCGGCCAGGCCATGCACCGGCTGCTCGAATGGGCGGTGCCGGGCGAGGCGCTGCCCTCGGCCCACGTGCGTGCAGCGGCCCGCGAATTCATGCTCGATCCACAGCAGGCGCGCGGCGCCGCGACGCTCGCCGAGCGCATCCGCGCAGGCGCAGGTGCCTGGGTGTGGGACGATCGCAGGGTCGATTGGCATGGCAACGAAGTCACGCTGGTCCACGAAGGCGAGACCCTGCGCATCGATCGGCTGGTGCGCGAGCGCGACAGCGGTGCCTGGTGGATCCTCGATTACAAATCCGCAGCGCGCCCCGAACGGGACGCGACGTTGATCGCACAGATGCAGCGCTACCGCGCGGCGGTGCAACATGCCTACCCCGGTGCCACGGTCCGCGTCGCGTTCCTCACCGGGCAGGGCGAACTGGTAAATCTCGAATGA
- a CDS encoding PD-(D/E)XK nuclease family protein, whose protein sequence is MNEGHPVHALWCDPADGVVARIVRALAERELHAARTVVLVPYAQLMSVARGMWARCGSAGFVPRFETTHNWARSAGGFLPTGYDIAFDMARDLITAQALLSQSGFNNERFALAGRVVELAYQLAPLASASLPDERVGEWARRAAQVAEAGSESEWFRIESALIRIAVAWAATSGYATDVLLRESVRNQVDALIVLEGFQTDPLTQTLCTLWGEHALHLSLVPANTPVDPAASHVAADPEDEAQLAAACVLRHLAEGRAPVALIATDRALTRRISAQLKAQGIVTHDETGWKLSTTRAAATLMSALRACAHDAASDQVLEWLKSGADGDALAVQALEVRLRREGLRDWSAWCSLVARSEKPSDVALLPYTESIEARRAAMMKSRPVAEWLRALRELLEGSGQWTPLADDMAGGKVIAALWLDAEAHGDADEFPGGRHTLAEFTAWVRDVLEDASFVPPAGDQAPKVIVLPLYQLLGRAFGAVVIPGCDDRRLPASPEPPGNWSAAQRLELGLPSRETLEAAQRSAWTAALHNPWCELVWRASDASGEPVRPSPLVQALQLDHVLQPAIDPRPARDVTVQPTTVPTPSGALLPLENISTSVYEDLRRCPYRFFALRQLGLRSADELDVEVDKRDFGNWLHAVLGHFHEALIETPTQDAQERVERIEEAAHRATREYGLSDAEFLPFAAAWPAVRDGYLEWLAGHEAGGAVFVESEPWKEQPLGGLRLVGRLDRIDRTSDGQALVIDYKTESASVTKERVKDPTEDTQLAFYAALVADDTLRAAYVNVGEKSSGTQTVEQPAVVEARDALVAGIMSDFTRIAEGAALPPLGEGAVCDYCAARGLCRKDFWEVSK, encoded by the coding sequence ATGAACGAAGGCCACCCCGTCCACGCCTTGTGGTGCGACCCCGCCGACGGCGTCGTCGCGCGGATCGTCCGCGCGCTCGCCGAACGCGAGCTGCATGCGGCGCGCACCGTGGTGCTGGTGCCGTATGCGCAATTGATGAGCGTGGCGCGCGGCATGTGGGCGCGTTGCGGCAGCGCGGGCTTCGTGCCGCGCTTCGAGACCACGCACAACTGGGCGCGCAGCGCGGGCGGCTTTCTGCCGACGGGCTACGACATCGCATTCGACATGGCACGCGACCTCATCACGGCCCAGGCGCTGCTGTCGCAGTCCGGGTTCAACAACGAGCGCTTCGCCTTGGCAGGCCGCGTCGTCGAGCTGGCTTACCAGCTCGCGCCGCTCGCGTCGGCATCGCTCCCCGATGAGCGCGTCGGCGAGTGGGCCCGGCGTGCCGCGCAGGTGGCCGAGGCGGGCAGCGAGTCGGAGTGGTTCCGCATCGAGAGCGCGCTGATCCGCATCGCCGTCGCCTGGGCCGCGACCTCGGGCTACGCAACCGACGTGTTGCTGCGCGAGAGCGTGCGCAACCAGGTCGATGCGCTGATCGTGCTCGAAGGTTTCCAGACCGATCCGCTCACCCAGACGCTGTGCACCCTGTGGGGCGAGCACGCACTGCATCTCTCGCTGGTGCCCGCGAACACGCCCGTGGACCCCGCGGCGTCGCACGTGGCCGCAGACCCCGAGGACGAGGCCCAGCTCGCCGCCGCCTGCGTGCTGCGCCACCTCGCCGAAGGCCGCGCGCCGGTCGCGTTGATCGCCACCGACCGCGCGCTGACGCGCCGCATCAGCGCCCAGCTCAAGGCCCAGGGCATCGTCACGCACGACGAAACCGGCTGGAAGCTCTCGACCACCCGCGCCGCCGCCACGCTGATGAGCGCGCTGCGCGCCTGTGCCCACGACGCCGCCAGCGACCAGGTGCTCGAGTGGCTCAAGAGCGGCGCCGATGGCGATGCGTTGGCCGTGCAGGCGCTCGAAGTGCGTCTGCGACGCGAGGGCCTGCGCGACTGGTCCGCATGGTGCAGCCTCGTCGCCCGCAGCGAGAAGCCGAGCGATGTGGCGCTGCTGCCCTACACCGAGTCCATCGAGGCACGCCGTGCAGCGATGATGAAGTCCAGGCCCGTGGCCGAGTGGCTGCGCGCGTTGCGTGAGCTGCTCGAAGGCAGCGGGCAATGGACGCCCCTTGCCGACGACATGGCCGGCGGCAAGGTCATCGCCGCGTTGTGGCTCGATGCCGAGGCCCACGGCGATGCCGACGAGTTCCCCGGCGGCCGCCACACGCTCGCCGAGTTCACCGCCTGGGTGCGCGACGTGCTCGAAGACGCGAGCTTCGTGCCGCCCGCCGGCGACCAGGCGCCCAAGGTGATCGTTCTGCCGCTCTACCAACTGCTGGGCCGCGCATTCGGCGCCGTGGTCATCCCGGGTTGCGATGACCGACGCCTGCCCGCATCGCCCGAACCCCCCGGCAACTGGAGCGCCGCCCAGCGCCTCGAACTGGGCCTGCCGTCGCGCGAAACCCTTGAAGCCGCGCAACGCTCGGCCTGGACCGCGGCCCTGCACAACCCCTGGTGCGAACTGGTCTGGCGCGCGTCCGACGCGAGCGGCGAGCCCGTTCGTCCGAGCCCGCTGGTGCAGGCGCTGCAGCTTGACCACGTGCTGCAACCTGCCATCGATCCACGCCCTGCGCGCGACGTGACCGTGCAGCCGACCACGGTCCCCACACCTTCGGGTGCATTGCTCCCGCTGGAGAACATCTCGACCAGCGTGTACGAAGACCTGCGTCGCTGCCCCTATCGCTTCTTCGCGCTGCGGCAGCTGGGGCTGCGCAGCGCTGACGAGCTCGACGTGGAGGTCGACAAGCGCGACTTCGGCAACTGGCTGCACGCCGTGCTCGGCCATTTCCATGAGGCGTTGATCGAAACCCCGACGCAGGATGCACAGGAGCGCGTGGAACGCATCGAAGAAGCCGCGCATCGCGCCACGCGCGAGTACGGCCTTTCCGACGCCGAGTTCCTTCCGTTCGCCGCGGCGTGGCCCGCGGTGCGCGACGGCTATCTCGAATGGCTCGCGGGGCATGAGGCGGGCGGCGCGGTGTTCGTCGAATCCGAGCCCTGGAAGGAGCAGCCGCTCGGCGGCCTGCGCCTCGTCGGCCGCCTCGACCGGATCGACCGCACATCCGATGGCCAGGCCCTCGTGATCGACTACAAGACCGAGTCCGCGAGCGTCACCAAGGAGCGCGTGAAGGACCCGACCGAAGACACCCAGCTAGCCTTCTACGCGGCCCTGGTGGCCGACGACACCTTGCGTGCGGCCTACGTCAACGTGGGCGAGAAGTCCTCGGGCACGCAGACCGTCGAGCAGCCTGCGGTGGTCGAGGCAAGGGATGCGCTGGTGGCCGGCATCATGAGCGACTTCACGCGCATCGCCGAGGGAGCGGCGCTGCCGCCGCTGGGCGAGGGCGCCGTCTGCGACTACTGCGCGGCCCGTGGCCTGTGCCGCAAAGACTTCTGGGAGGTGTCCAAGTGA
- the trxA gene encoding thioredoxin TrxA has translation MASELIKHISDSSFEADVLKSSQPVLVDYWAEWCGPCKMIAPILDEVSATYEGKLQIAKLNVDENRDIPAKFGIRGIPTLMLFKDGQLAATKVGAMSKAQLTAFIDQQLA, from the coding sequence ATGGCCAGCGAACTCATCAAACACATCTCCGATTCCTCTTTCGAAGCCGACGTGCTCAAGTCCAGCCAGCCGGTGCTGGTCGACTACTGGGCCGAATGGTGCGGTCCCTGCAAGATGATCGCCCCGATCCTCGACGAAGTGTCGGCCACCTATGAAGGCAAGCTGCAGATCGCCAAGCTGAACGTGGACGAGAACCGCGACATCCCCGCCAAGTTCGGCATCCGCGGCATCCCCACGCTCATGCTGTTCAAGGACGGCCAGCTGGCCGCCACCAAGGTCGGCGCCATGAGCAAGGCGCAACTCACGGCCTTCATCGACCAGCAACTCGCCTGA
- the rho gene encoding transcription termination factor Rho: MHLNELKALHVSEVLKQAEALEIENVGRMRKQELMFAIIKKRAKAGEQVFADGVLEILPDGFGFLRSPDTSFTASTDDIYISPSQVRRFNLHTGDMIEGEVRTPKDGERYFALTKLDKVNDGPPEQNKHKVMFENLTPLFPKEQMKLERDGVKGEENITGRIIDIIAPIGKGQRALLVAPPKSGKTVMMQHIAHAISANYPDVHMMVLLVDERPEEVTEMQRTVKGEVIASTFDEPAARHVHVAEMVIERAKRLVELKKDVVILLDSITRLARAYNNVVPSSGKVLTGGVDSNALQRPKRFLGAARNVEEGGSLTIIGTALIDTGSRMDEVIFEEFKGTGNSEIHLDRRLYEKRVFPSIQLNRSGTRREELLLAPEILQKTRILRQLMYNMDEIESMELMLKNMKATKTNVEFFDMMRRGG; encoded by the coding sequence ATGCACTTAAACGAACTCAAGGCACTCCACGTGTCTGAAGTCCTCAAGCAGGCTGAAGCGCTTGAGATCGAAAACGTCGGCCGCATGCGCAAGCAGGAGCTGATGTTCGCGATCATCAAGAAGCGCGCAAAGGCCGGCGAACAGGTCTTCGCCGACGGTGTGCTCGAAATCCTGCCCGACGGCTTCGGCTTCCTGCGCAGCCCCGACACCAGCTTCACCGCCAGCACCGACGACATCTACATCTCGCCGAGCCAGGTGCGTCGCTTCAACCTGCACACCGGCGACATGATCGAAGGCGAAGTGCGCACGCCCAAGGACGGCGAGCGCTACTTCGCACTGACCAAGCTGGACAAGGTCAACGACGGTCCGCCCGAGCAGAACAAGCACAAGGTGATGTTCGAAAACCTGACGCCGCTGTTCCCCAAGGAACAGATGAAGCTGGAACGCGACGGCGTCAAGGGCGAAGAGAACATCACGGGCCGCATCATCGACATCATCGCCCCCATCGGCAAAGGCCAGCGCGCCCTGCTCGTGGCGCCGCCCAAGAGCGGCAAGACGGTGATGATGCAGCACATCGCCCACGCGATCAGCGCCAACTACCCCGACGTGCACATGATGGTGCTGCTCGTGGACGAGCGCCCTGAAGAAGTGACCGAAATGCAGCGCACGGTGAAGGGCGAAGTCATCGCTTCGACCTTCGACGAGCCCGCAGCCCGCCACGTGCACGTCGCCGAAATGGTGATCGAGCGCGCCAAGCGCCTGGTCGAACTCAAGAAGGACGTGGTGATCCTGCTGGACTCGATCACCCGTCTGGCCCGTGCCTACAACAACGTCGTGCCCTCGTCGGGCAAGGTGCTGACCGGCGGCGTGGACTCCAACGCGCTGCAGCGCCCCAAGCGCTTCCTGGGCGCCGCGCGCAACGTGGAAGAAGGCGGTTCGCTGACCATCATCGGCACCGCGCTGATCGACACCGGCAGCCGCATGGACGAAGTGATCTTCGAAGAGTTCAAGGGCACCGGCAACTCCGAAATCCACCTGGACCGCCGCCTGTACGAAAAGCGCGTGTTCCCCTCGATCCAGCTCAACCGCAGCGGCACGCGCCGCGAAGAATTACTGCTGGCCCCCGAGATCCTGCAGAAGACCCGCATCCTGCGTCAGCTCATGTACAACATGGACGAGATCGAGTCGATGGAGTTGATGCTCAAGAACATGAAGGCGACCAAGACCAACGTCGAATTTTTCGACATGATGCGTCGCGGCGGCTGA